From Nicotiana tabacum cultivar K326 chromosome 22, ASM71507v2, whole genome shotgun sequence, one genomic window encodes:
- the LOC142176751 gene encoding chlorophyllase-1-like produces MNNKFGNILLTKELFYLFHDIELAVVLCFSPSNRSAPKILQYIPRNFDQTIPVAVIGAGLSNQRVCIFPPFAPNGVNHSEFFNECKPPCCYFLAKNYGHTDMLDDEIAAIASLISKSGKGPKDLMRKAVGGIVVAFLEAKLGGKVDNLNPIVQEPSLAPITLDPVISVK; encoded by the exons ATGAACAATAAATTTGGAAATatcttattaacaaaagaattgttttacttatttcatgatattgagcttgCAGTCGTTCtat GTTTTTCTCCGTCCAACCGATCTGCTCCAAAAATTCTTCAATATATTCCTCGCAATTTCGATCAGACGATACCTGTGGCGGTGATCGGCGCCGGCTTGTCAAACCAGCGTGTGTGTATCTTCCCACCCTTCGCACCAAACGGTGTCAACCATTCGGAGTTTTTTAACGAGTGCAAACCACCTTGCTGTTATTTTCTGGCTAAAAATTATGGACATACTGATATGTTAGATGACGAAATTGCTGCAATTGCGAGTTTGATTTCAAAGAGTGGGAAGGGACCAAAGGACCTTATGAGAAAGGCTGTTGGAGGGATTGTTGTGGCTTTTCTTGAGGCTAAATTGGGAGGGAAAGTGGATAATTTAAATCCCATTGTTCAAGAACCTTCTCTTGCTCCCATCACCCTTGATCCAGTCATATCtgtcaaataa